One region of Mycolicibacterium rhodesiae NBB3 genomic DNA includes:
- the nudC gene encoding NAD(+) diphosphatase — MSGFRLRNVPLLSRVGADRSDTLRTDVDAAVAGWPDALVLRVDHRNQVLISQGKAVLCKTTGLGATPPENAVFLGRLADGTHVWGIRAALEGPEDPHIETEVLDLRRAGPIFDDVSAQLVATATALLNWHDSARFSAIDGAPTKPIKGGWSRANATNGHEEFPRIDPAVICLVHDGHDRAVLARQTVWPERLFSLLAGFVEAGESFESCVVREIAEEIGLHVTDVQYLGSQPWPFPRSLMVGFHAIGDPEQEFSFNDGEIAEAAWFTRDEVRAALADGDWSSDSKSRLLLPGSISIAREIIESWAALD; from the coding sequence ATGAGCGGTTTCCGGCTCCGCAATGTTCCGCTGCTGTCTCGGGTGGGCGCCGACCGTTCCGACACGCTGCGCACCGACGTCGACGCCGCGGTGGCCGGCTGGCCGGATGCATTGGTTTTGCGTGTCGACCATCGCAACCAGGTGCTGATCTCCCAAGGCAAGGCGGTGCTCTGCAAGACGACCGGTCTGGGTGCCACGCCTCCGGAGAACGCGGTGTTTCTCGGTCGCCTGGCCGACGGCACGCATGTGTGGGGAATCCGCGCGGCGCTGGAGGGGCCGGAAGATCCGCACATCGAGACCGAGGTCCTCGACCTGCGCCGCGCGGGTCCGATCTTCGACGACGTCAGCGCGCAACTCGTCGCGACCGCGACGGCACTGCTGAATTGGCATGACAGCGCGCGGTTCAGTGCGATCGACGGAGCGCCGACCAAGCCGATCAAAGGCGGCTGGTCCAGAGCCAACGCCACCAACGGTCACGAGGAGTTCCCGCGCATCGATCCGGCGGTGATCTGCCTCGTCCACGACGGACACGACCGCGCAGTGCTGGCCCGGCAGACGGTGTGGCCGGAGCGGCTGTTTTCGCTGCTGGCCGGCTTCGTCGAGGCGGGGGAGTCGTTCGAATCGTGCGTCGTCCGCGAGATCGCCGAGGAGATCGGGTTACACGTGACCGACGTCCAATACCTGGGCAGTCAGCCGTGGCCGTTTCCGCGCTCGCTGATGGTCGGCTTCCACGCGATCGGTGACCCCGAACAGGAGTTCTCGTTCAACGACGGTGAGATCGCCGAGGCCGCGTGGTTCACCAGGGACGAGGTGCGCGCCGCGCTCGCCGATGGCGACTGGAGCAGTGACTCGAAGTCGCGGCTCCTGCTGCCGGGTTCGATCTCGATCGCCCGCGAGATCATCGAATCGTGGGCCGCGCTGGACTGA
- a CDS encoding mycoredoxin produces the protein MSAELTMYTTSWCGYCVRLKKALQVEGITYAEVDIEADPSAAEFVGSVNNGNHVVPTVKYADGSTQTNPSIKDVKKKLAR, from the coding sequence ATGAGTGCTGAACTGACCATGTACACCACGTCATGGTGTGGCTACTGCGTCCGCCTGAAGAAGGCGCTTCAGGTCGAGGGCATCACCTACGCCGAGGTCGACATCGAGGCGGACCCCTCGGCTGCCGAGTTCGTCGGCTCGGTCAACAACGGCAACCACGTCGTGCCGACGGTGAAGTACGCCGACGGCTCCACTCAGACGAACCCGAGCATCAAGGACGTCAAGAAGAAGCTCGCGCGCTGA
- a CDS encoding DoxX family protein — protein MTTPPAELQQIANPNRAIFMGASLLGMGVLHFVAPKPFDTIIPEELPGSARFYTYASGVAELGVGGLLLAPKTRRLGALAAIALYIGVFPGNVNMVRLWKDKPLPMRIGAIARLPLQIPMITEALKIYRSTKPR, from the coding sequence ATGACCACACCACCGGCCGAACTGCAGCAGATCGCCAACCCGAATCGCGCCATATTCATGGGCGCCAGCCTCCTCGGCATGGGCGTGCTGCATTTCGTGGCCCCCAAGCCGTTCGACACGATCATTCCGGAAGAGCTGCCCGGCAGCGCGCGCTTCTACACCTACGCGTCCGGTGTCGCCGAGCTGGGCGTGGGAGGGCTGCTGCTGGCACCCAAGACGCGCCGTCTTGGTGCGCTGGCGGCCATCGCGCTGTACATCGGCGTGTTTCCGGGCAACGTCAACATGGTCAGGTTGTGGAAGGACAAGCCGCTGCCGATGCGCATTGGAGCGATCGCCCGGCTGCCGCTGCAGATCCCGATGATCACCGAGGCGTTGAAGATCTACCGCTCGACTAAGCCGCGGTAG
- a CDS encoding ATP-dependent helicase has protein sequence MNPRYSPDELASALGLFAPTEEQAAVIAAPPGPLVVIAGAGAGKTETMAARVVWLVANGYATPGEVLGLTFTRKAAGQLLRRVRTRLARLAGAGLVPAGPGSPDLTDDPATVSTYHAFAGNLLREHGLLLPVEPDTRLLSETDLWQLAFRVVCEHPHHLDTDKTPAAVTAMVLRLAGQLAEHLVDTEQLRDTHVELERLVHTLPAGPYQRDRGPSQWLLRMLSTQTERTQLVPLIDALHRTMREQKVMDFGMQMASAARLASGFPQVGEQLRSRYRVVLLDEYQDTGHAQRVALSALFGGGVDDGLALTAVGDPIQSIYGWRGASATNLPRFTTDFPRSDGSPAPTLELRTSWRNPPGTLHLANAVSTEARRRSVAVRELRPKPNAAEGTVSCALLPDVVTERDWVADHLARIYHQARGKGGTAPTAAVLVRRNADAAPIADALTARGVPVEVVGLAGLLGVPEVADVVAMLRMVADPTAGAAAMRVLTGPRWRLGGRDVAALWRRAVELDDAGGSADGAPSDRVVAQAAPDADTACLTDAVGDPGPAAAYSPTGYGRIVELGRELTALRGHLTHPLPELVAEVRRVLGVDTEVRAARRVSAGWAGTEHLDAFADVVADFANRPGASVSGLLAYLDAAEQVENGLAPAEVAVADDRVQILTVHAAKGLEWQVVAVPHLSGRVFPSTASARTWLTDPGDLPPLLRGDRATLSAHGVPVLDTSDVNDRKKLSDRIADHKDSLALRRVDEERRLLYVAITRAEDTLLMSGHHWGPSESKPRGPSAFLEELKEIIERADAAGEPCGVVEQWAPAPADGEPNPLRDNVVEAVWPVDPAGARRDDVGRGAALVASAMSGESGGESEGDGEGWASDVDALLAERNRADVRPVPPLPAYLSVSTLVELGRDPEAVAQRLRRRLPCHPDPHALLGTAFHDWVQRFYHADRLFDLDDLPGAVDNDATGTDALAELQAAFAASSWATRTPIDVEVPFDMAIGGRVVRGRIDAVFSDDDGGATVVDWKTGDPPGTPEAKQQAAVQLAVYRLAWAALQGCPVESVRAAFHYVRSGLTVTPDNLPGDDDLLALLGTTAA, from the coding sequence GTGAATCCCCGCTACAGCCCCGACGAACTCGCTTCGGCGCTAGGACTTTTCGCGCCGACCGAGGAGCAGGCAGCTGTGATCGCCGCGCCGCCGGGGCCGCTGGTCGTCATCGCCGGAGCCGGGGCCGGCAAGACGGAGACGATGGCCGCCCGGGTGGTCTGGCTCGTCGCCAACGGCTACGCCACACCTGGCGAGGTGCTCGGTCTGACGTTCACCCGCAAGGCGGCCGGCCAGCTGCTGCGCCGGGTTCGCACCAGGCTGGCCCGCCTCGCGGGTGCCGGCCTCGTGCCCGCCGGCCCAGGCAGTCCCGATCTCACCGATGATCCGGCGACCGTCAGCACGTATCACGCGTTCGCAGGCAACCTGCTGCGCGAGCACGGACTGTTGCTGCCGGTCGAACCCGACACCCGTCTGCTGAGCGAAACGGATCTGTGGCAGTTGGCTTTTCGGGTGGTATGCGAACATCCGCACCACCTCGACACCGACAAGACACCGGCTGCCGTGACCGCCATGGTGCTGCGACTTGCCGGACAGCTGGCCGAACACCTCGTCGACACCGAGCAGTTGCGAGATACCCACGTCGAGCTCGAGCGGCTGGTGCATACCTTGCCGGCGGGTCCCTACCAGCGCGACCGCGGCCCCAGTCAGTGGCTGCTTCGCATGCTGTCCACCCAGACCGAGCGCACGCAACTCGTCCCGCTGATCGATGCGCTGCACCGCACCATGCGCGAGCAGAAGGTCATGGACTTCGGCATGCAGATGGCATCGGCCGCGCGGCTGGCATCGGGATTCCCGCAAGTCGGCGAACAACTCAGAAGCCGGTATCGGGTGGTGCTGCTCGACGAGTACCAGGACACCGGCCATGCGCAGCGGGTCGCGCTGTCGGCGCTGTTCGGTGGCGGCGTCGACGACGGATTGGCCCTCACCGCCGTGGGCGACCCCATTCAGTCGATCTACGGGTGGCGTGGTGCGTCGGCCACCAACCTGCCGCGCTTCACCACTGACTTCCCCCGGTCCGACGGCAGCCCGGCCCCGACGCTGGAACTGCGCACCAGCTGGCGTAATCCGCCGGGCACGTTGCACCTGGCGAATGCGGTGTCCACGGAGGCGCGACGCCGCTCGGTGGCGGTCCGGGAGCTGCGACCCAAACCCAACGCGGCCGAGGGCACCGTCAGCTGTGCGCTGTTGCCGGACGTTGTCACCGAACGCGATTGGGTGGCAGACCATCTGGCGCGGATCTATCACCAGGCGCGCGGCAAGGGTGGCACGGCGCCGACGGCGGCGGTGTTGGTCCGTCGCAACGCCGACGCCGCGCCGATTGCCGACGCACTCACCGCCCGCGGTGTACCGGTTGAGGTCGTGGGACTCGCCGGGTTGCTCGGTGTCCCCGAGGTCGCCGACGTCGTGGCGATGCTGCGCATGGTCGCCGACCCCACCGCCGGCGCCGCCGCCATGCGCGTACTCACCGGACCACGGTGGCGGTTGGGCGGACGCGACGTCGCCGCGTTGTGGCGGCGTGCGGTCGAACTCGACGACGCCGGCGGGTCGGCCGACGGTGCGCCGAGCGATCGAGTCGTCGCGCAAGCCGCACCGGACGCCGACACCGCCTGCCTGACGGATGCCGTCGGCGACCCGGGACCTGCCGCGGCGTACTCGCCGACGGGGTACGGCCGCATAGTCGAGTTGGGTCGCGAATTGACCGCTCTGCGAGGCCATCTCACGCATCCACTGCCCGAGCTTGTGGCAGAGGTGCGGCGGGTGCTCGGGGTGGACACCGAGGTCCGGGCGGCACGCCGGGTATCGGCGGGTTGGGCGGGCACCGAGCACCTCGACGCCTTCGCCGATGTGGTGGCTGACTTCGCGAACCGTCCCGGCGCGTCGGTGTCCGGTCTGCTCGCGTACCTCGATGCGGCCGAACAGGTGGAGAACGGCCTGGCGCCTGCGGAAGTCGCCGTTGCCGACGACCGGGTGCAGATACTGACCGTGCACGCCGCCAAGGGCCTCGAGTGGCAGGTCGTCGCGGTGCCCCACCTCAGCGGCCGGGTGTTTCCCTCCACGGCGTCGGCCCGCACATGGCTCACCGACCCCGGCGACCTGCCGCCGCTTTTGCGCGGTGATCGGGCCACGCTCTCCGCGCATGGCGTTCCGGTCCTGGACACCTCCGACGTCAACGATCGAAAGAAGTTGTCGGACCGGATCGCTGACCACAAGGACAGTCTCGCGTTACGTCGTGTCGACGAGGAGCGACGGCTGTTGTACGTGGCGATCACCCGGGCCGAGGACACACTGCTGATGTCCGGCCACCACTGGGGGCCGTCGGAGTCCAAGCCGCGCGGCCCGTCGGCGTTCCTCGAAGAACTCAAGGAGATCATCGAGCGTGCCGACGCCGCAGGCGAGCCGTGCGGTGTCGTGGAGCAGTGGGCACCCGCTCCGGCCGACGGCGAACCCAACCCGTTGCGCGACAACGTGGTCGAGGCGGTCTGGCCCGTCGATCCCGCGGGCGCGCGTCGCGACGATGTGGGCCGAGGCGCGGCTCTCGTCGCCAGCGCGATGTCGGGTGAGTCAGGCGGTGAATCCGAAGGCGACGGCGAGGGATGGGCATCAGACGTCGACGCGCTGCTCGCCGAACGCAACCGCGCCGACGTACGCCCGGTCCCGCCTCTGCCGGCGTATTTGTCGGTCAGTACGCTGGTCGAACTCGGCCGCGACCCCGAGGCCGTGGCGCAACGGCTGCGACGCCGGCTGCCCTGCCACCCCGATCCACATGCCTTGTTGGGCACCGCTTTCCACGATTGGGTGCAGCGTTTCTATCACGCTGATCGACTGTTCGATCTCGACGACCTTCCCGGCGCGGTGGACAACGACGCCACCGGCACCGATGCCCTTGCGGAACTGCAGGCAGCGTTCGCAGCGTCGTCGTGGGCCACCCGCACACCGATAGACGTCGAGGTGCCCTTCGACATGGCGATCGGCGGCCGCGTGGTGCGCGGGCGGATCGACGCGGTCTTTTCCGACGACGACGGCGGCGCCACCGTCGTCGACTGGAAGACCGGCGACCCGCCGGGTACGCCAGAAGCCAAGCAGCAGGCGGCCGTTCAGCTCGCGGTCTACCGGCTCGCGTGGGCCGCGTTGCAGGGGTGCCCCGTCGAGTCGGTTCGCGCGGCCTTTCACTACGTGCGCAGCGGGCTGACCGTCACGCCCGACAATCTTCCCGGCGACGACGACCTACTGGCGCTGCTGGGGACTACCGCGGCTTAG
- a CDS encoding potassium channel family protein yields MAKGRLRRRLRRFDQSLADQPVHALTDTVQIPTEEVSPARRITVRVCYALGALFAAVLIVYLDRHGYRDVESTPDADNPLTFLDCVYYATVSLSTTGYGDITPVTPSARLINVLVITPLRIAFLIVLIGTTVETLTTQSRQVYQIQRWRNKVRNHIIIVGYGTKGRTAAAAMVGDEVAPADIVVVDEDPAALERAKSAGLVTVRGSATDSEILRLASAQHAKAIIVAANRDDAAVLITLTARELAPKAKIIAAVREAENQHLLEQAGADSTVVTSETSGRLLGIAVQTPSVVEMMEDLLTPDAGFAIAEREVRPKEVGGSPKHNTDIVLGVVREGKLLRVDDEQVDALENGDRLLYIRNADDER; encoded by the coding sequence ATGGCTAAGGGCAGATTGCGGCGGCGGCTCCGCCGATTCGATCAGTCGCTGGCCGATCAGCCAGTCCACGCCCTGACCGATACGGTGCAGATCCCCACCGAAGAGGTCAGCCCGGCGCGGCGTATCACCGTTCGGGTCTGCTACGCCCTTGGCGCGCTGTTCGCCGCGGTGCTCATCGTGTATCTGGACCGGCACGGTTATCGCGACGTGGAGAGCACCCCGGATGCCGACAATCCGCTGACGTTCCTGGACTGCGTGTACTACGCCACGGTCTCACTGTCGACGACCGGTTACGGCGACATCACCCCGGTCACCCCGTCGGCCCGGTTGATCAACGTTCTCGTCATCACGCCGCTGCGAATCGCGTTCCTGATCGTGCTGATCGGTACGACGGTCGAAACGCTCACCACGCAGTCGCGGCAGGTCTACCAAATCCAGCGATGGAGGAACAAGGTGCGCAACCACATCATCATCGTGGGCTACGGCACGAAAGGCAGGACCGCGGCCGCCGCGATGGTGGGCGACGAGGTCGCGCCCGCCGACATCGTTGTCGTCGACGAGGATCCGGCCGCACTCGAGCGCGCCAAGAGCGCCGGGCTCGTCACCGTCCGCGGCAGCGCGACCGACTCGGAGATCCTGCGGCTCGCCAGCGCGCAGCACGCCAAGGCGATCATCGTGGCGGCCAACCGCGACGACGCCGCCGTACTCATCACGCTGACCGCCCGAGAGCTGGCGCCCAAGGCGAAAATCATTGCTGCGGTGCGGGAAGCCGAGAACCAGCACCTGCTCGAGCAGGCCGGCGCCGACTCGACCGTCGTCACCTCCGAGACCTCCGGCCGGCTCCTCGGCATTGCGGTGCAGACCCCGAGCGTGGTGGAGATGATGGAAGACCTGCTGACCCCGGACGCCGGCTTCGCGATCGCCGAACGCGAAGTCCGCCCCAAAGAGGTCGGCGGATCGCCGAAACACAACACCGACATCGTGCTCGGCGTGGTGCGTGAGGGAAAGCTGCTTCGCGTCGACGACGAGCAGGTCGACGCGCTGGAGAACGGTGACCGGCTGCTCTACATCCGCAATGCGGATGACGAACGCTGA